One Euphorbia lathyris chromosome 1, ddEupLath1.1, whole genome shotgun sequence DNA segment encodes these proteins:
- the LOC136211047 gene encoding COP1-interactive protein 1-like — translation MTRRKWMNSVKSFFESHIDPEQGIQLKETKTEIDDKVQKILKLIKEEDLEEKDGISAENSNREPLVELIKDFHQHYQLLYNQYDDLTVELRKKLHGKKGTESSSSSSSDSDSDYSSKKKGRKNGKLENEYQKKTDAIKQELDAANLEIADLKRKLTATTEEKQTLSLEHTTSLSKIQESEEIIRNFELEAEGLSGEKGKLLAENGELKEKVDASDSLVAQMQQRLDEMGKEKEALHLEHQAILSKIQEADEVVANSILKAERLDVEKEKLLAENGELKQKLEASDSLVAEMKQRSDEMSKEKEALHLEHQAILCKIQEADEVVGSLTLKAERLDVEKEKVLAENEALKQNVEDSHILEAELKNKLEEMSREKEALSLEHHTALSKIQEAEELFISNLKSEAERFDVEKEKLLAEIGELKQKLDTSHNIEAELKRNLEEISKDRDDLLVEKDTAIRRVEEGVKITEELECAANQLREEKVVLEKELESFREQVASMKQHLESMEQKLLDLSQSLAVTEEENKSLMSTNSGLNQRLEDDNREKHSLLKEKESALRRIEELEKADEDLRMSADRLQDEKATLEQKLETLVNELPVTKQQLESMEQKVLDLSQSLAVSEDENKSLMSTNSGLNQRLEDDDREKHSLLEEKESALRRIEELEKADEDLRMLADRLQDEKATLEQKLETLVNELSVTKQQLESMEQKVLDLSQSLAVSEEENKSLMSTNSGLNQRLEDDDREKHSLLEEKESALRRIEELEKADEDSRMSADRLQDEKATLEQKLETLVNELSVTKQQLESMEQKVLDLSQSLAVSEEENKSLMSTNSGLNQRLEDDDREKNSLLKEKESALRRIEELEKADEDLRMLADRLQDEKATLEQKLETLVNELSVTKQQLESAEQKVSDLTCNFKVSEEENSSLTLQVSELTSEIQKVQSTINEHVIESDQLKEKLYHMDRDFSSLTEMHEAHGNESSAQKKELESRVTGLERELESLIAQKRYLAMLFDSKVSEAKQLGEEKLRLEASLAELARMSKVSGDQLSELAKRLYENEKILVSRVQTLTEQLSTRIVEVDLLCTDRAELEQQMLSKSHKASVQVKGLMDQVRGLQQQLDSVHKEKAEIETQLENRTREYLIQMEKVKEELSSKTEDKHRTLAEKESLTEQLSTRIQDVELLRAEKTELEQQMLSKGDEASVQVKGLMDQVGELQQQLDSVHKEKAEMEAQLENRTRDISEYLIQMENLKEELSSKTEDQHRTLAEKESLTEQLSTRIQDVELLRAEKAELEQQMLSKGDEASVQVKGLMDQVGELQQQLDSVHKEKAEMEAQLENRTREISEYLIQMENVKEELSSKTEDQQRTLAEKESLTTQMKDQELVIETLRNEKTQLEEQIKTQIKEGELLRAEMLGLQDKISELEKSSTDRGLELSALQERHVKGEDETSAKIVTLTTQIENLQLELETLQAEKEQLKVQLEAEKQEIRGSLTEVENQKTELMIQIEDQQKRLEEQEERYRKLSEEHKQVEVQFEECKSNLEVAERKVDEMTGSEEEKVARLEEEIEDLKRELEVKGDELSTMVDNVRNIEVKLRLSNQKLRVTEQLLTENEENLRKAEEKYEQEQRKLEERVAKLSGIIAATNEAYRRMVIDASEIVNSTLTDMDTLTLQFEEECSRYANCISEMSVEIQIAKNEVTDMKHTKQQLRNQAGNLSVQLQCAKEQEYSLRERVQTLEAKLHQGEVEKTSYTNAISNLEEKVATLGKIVKEKDVEMVNLGEEKREAIRQLCVGIDYHRDRYDHLREMVSKMPGRRQRAN, via the exons ATGACGAGGCGGAAGTGGATGAATTCTGTAAAATCCTTCTTTGAAAGTCACATTGATCCAGAGCAAGGAATACAGCTAAAAGAAACAAAAACAG AAATTGATGACAAAGTGCAAAAGATCTTGAAGCTTATCAAAGAGGAAGACCTTGAAGAAAAAGATGGGATATCAGCAGAAAACTCCAACAGAGAACCTCTGGTTGAGCTAATTAAAGATTTTCACCAGCATTACCAATTACTCTACAATCAATATGATGATCTGACAGTAGAGCTAAGAAAGAAATTGCATGGCAAAAAAGGAACAGAGAGCTCGTCTTCATCCAGCTCAGACTCAGATTCAGATTATTCTTCAAAGAAAAAAGGGCGTAAAAATGGAAAGTTGGAAAATGAATATCAGAAAAAAACAGATGCAATAAAGCAAGAACTTGATGCAGCGAATCTAGAAATAGCAGACCTCAAGAGGAAGTTGACGGCTACAACCGAAGAAAAGCAAACTTTAAGTTTGGAGCATACTACATCTTTAAGCAAGATACAAGAATCAGAGGAAATCATTAGAAATTTTGAGTTAGAAGCTGAAGGATTAAGTGGAGAGAAAGGGAAACTTTTGGCTGAAAATGGAGAACTAAAGGAAAAGGTAGATGCCTCTGACAGCTTAGTAGCACAAATGCAGCAGAGATTAGACGAGATGGGTAAAGAGAAGGAAGCCTTACATTTAGAACATCAGGCAATTTTAAGCAAGATACAAGAAGCAGACGAAGTTGTTGCAAATTCGATTCTAAAAGCTGAAAGATTAGATGTAGAGAAAGAAAAACTTTTGGCCGAGAATGGAGAACTGAAGCAAAAGCTAGAAGCCTCTGACAGTTTAGTAGCAGAAATGAAGCAGAGATCAGACGAGATGAGCAAAGAGAAGGAAGCTTTACATTTGGAACATCAGGCAATTTTGTGCAAGATACAAGAAGCAGACGAAGTTGTTGGAAGTTTGACTCTAAAAGCTGAAAGATTAGATgtagagaaagagaaagttttGGCTGAGAATGAAGCATTGAAACAGAACGTAGAAGATTCTCACATTCTAGAAGCAGAATTGAAGAACAAATTAGAGGAGATGAGCAGAGAGAAGGAAGCTTTAAGTTTGGAACATCACACAGCTTTAAGCAAGATACAAGAAGCAGAGGAATTATTCATCAGCAATTTGAAGTCCGAAGCTGAAAGATTTGATGTGGAGAAAGAGAAACTTTTGGCTGAAATTGGAGAACTGAAGCAGAAGCTAGATACTTCTCACAATATAGAGGCAGAACTGAAGCGGAACTTGGAGGAGATAAGCAAAGATAGAGATGACTTGCTTGTGGAGAAAGACACTGCAATCAGAAGGGTCGAAGAGGGAGTGAAAATAACAGAAGAGCTAGAATGTGCTGCTAATCAGTTACGAGAAGAAAAAGTAGTTCTCGAGAAAGAACTAGAAAGTTTTAGAGAACAAGTTGCCAGTATGAAGCAGCATCTAGAATCTATGGAGCAGAAGTTGCTTGATTTAAGCCAAAGTTTAGCAGTTACTGAGGAAGAGAATAAATCTCTGATGTCAACAAATTCGGGTTTGAATCAAAGATTGGAAGATGATAATAGAGAGAAACACAGCTTGCTAAAGGAGAAAGAGAGTGCATTGAGAAGAATTGAAGAGCTAGAGAAGGCAGATGAAGACTTGAGAATGTCGGCTGATAGATTGCAAGATGAAAAGGCGACTCTGGAGCAAAAGCTAGAAACTCTTGTGAACGAACTCCCCGTCACAAAGCAGCAACTAGAATCTATGGAGCAGAAAGTTCTTGATTTAAGCCAAAGTTTAGCAGTTTCTGAGGATGAGAATAAATCTCTGATGTCAACAAATTCGGGTTTGAATCAAAGATTGGAAGATGATGATAGAGAGAAACACAGTCTGCTAGAGGAGAAAGAGAGTGCATTGAGAAGAATTGAAGAGCTAGAGAAGGCTGATGAAGACTTGCGAATGTTGGCTGATAGATTGCAAGATGAAAAAGCAACTCTGGAGCAAAAGCTAGAAACTCTTGTGAACGAACTCTCCGTCACAAAGCAGCAACTAGAATCTATGGAGCAGAAAGTTCTTGATTTAAGCCAAAGTTTAGCAGTTTCTGAGGAAGAGAATAAATCTCTGATGTCAACAAATTCGGGTTTGAATCAAAGATTGGAAGATGATGATAGAGAGAAACACAGTCTGCTAGAGGAGAAAGAGAGTGCATTGAGAAGAATTGAAGAGCTAGAGAAGGCTGATGAAGACTCGAGAATGTCCGCTGATAGATTGCAAGATGAAAAGGCCACTCTGGAGCAAAAGCTAGAAACTCTTGTGAACGAACTCTCCGTCACGAAGCAGCAACTAGAATCTATGGAGCAGAAAGTTCTTGATTTAAGCCAAAGTTTAGCAGTTTCTGAGGAAGAGAATAAATCTCTGATGTCAACAAATTCGGGTTTGAATCAAAGATTGGAAGATGATGATAGAGAGAAAAACAGTCTGCTAAAGGAGAAAGAGAGTGCATTGAGAAGAATTGAAGAGCTAGAGAAGGCTGATGAAGACTTGAGAATGTTGGCTGATAGACTGCAAGATGAAAAAGCGACTCTGGAGCAAAAGCTAGAAACTCTTGTGAACGAGCTCTCCGTCACGAAGCAGCAACTAGAATCTGCAGAACAGAAAGTGTCGGATCTTACATGCAATTTTAAAGTTTCTGAAGAAGAGAATTCCTCCCTAACCTTGCAAGTCTCAGAACTAACATCTGAGATTCAGAAGGTACAAAGTACGATAAACGAACACGTGATAGAATCAGATCAACTGAAGGAGAAATTGTATCACATGGATAGGGACTTTTCATCTCTTACGGAGATGCACGAGGCACACGGAAATGAGTCATCAGCTCAGAAAAAGGAACTAGAGTCACGAGTAACTGGCCTGGAACGGGAGCTTGAATCGTTAATAGCCCAAAAGAGATATTTGGCGATGCTGTTTGATAGCAAAGTGTCTGAAGCAAAGCAATTGGGAGAAGAAAAGTTGCGATTGGAAGCCTCTCTTGCCGAACTTGCAAGGATGTCAAAAGTCAGCGGAGATCAGTTGTCTGAACTTGCTAAGAGACTTTATGAGAATGAGAAAATATTAGTGTCTAGAGTACAAACTTTGACAGAACAACTCAGCACTCGGATAGTAGAGGTGGACTTGTTATGTACCGATAGAGCAGAGTTGGAGCAACAGATGTTAAGTAAAAGTCATAAAGCATCAGTTCAAGTCAAGGGTCTCATGGATCAGGTTCGTGGATTACAACAGCAATTGGATTCTGTGCACAAGGAGAAAGCTGAAATCGAAACTCAACTCGAAAACAGAACGCGGGAATACCTGATTCAGATGGAAAAGGTGAAAGAGGAGTTATCCAGCAAAACTGAAGATAAACATAGAACCCTTGCAGAGAAAGAAAGTTTGACAGAACAACTAAGCACTCGGATACAAGACGTGGAGTTGTTACGTGCCGAGAAAACAGAGTTGGAGCAACAGATGTTAAGTAAAGGTGATGAAGCATCAGTTCAAGTCAAGGGTCTCATGGATCAGGTTGGTGAATTACAACAGCAGTTGGATTCTGTGCACAAGGAGAAAGCTGAAATGGAAGCTCAACTCGAAAACAGAACTCGGGACATTTCGGAATACCTGATTCAGATGGAAAATCTGAAAGAGGAGTTATCCAGCAAAACTGAAGATCAACATAGAACACTTGCAGAGAAAGAAAGTTTGACAGAACAACTCAGCACTCGGATACAAGACGTGGAGTTGTTACGTGCCGAGAAAGCAGAGTTGGAGCAACAGATGTTAAGTAAAGGTGATGAAGCATCAGTTCAAGTCAAGGGTCTCATGGATCAGGTTGGTGAATTACAACAGCAGTTGGATTCTGTGCACAAGGAGAAAGCTGAAATGGAAGCTCAACTCGAAAACAGAACCCGGGAAATTTCGGAATACCTGATTCAGATGGAAAATGTGAAAGAGGAGTTATCCAGCAAAACTGAAGATCAACAGAGAACCCTTGCAGAGAAAGAAAGTTTGACAACACAAATGAAAGATCAAGAATTGGTGATAGAGACTCTACGCAACGAGAAAACTCAACTTGAAGAGCAAATAAAAACTCAAATCAAAGAGGGTGAACTGTTACGTGCGGAAATGTTGGGGCTTCAGGATAAAATTTCTGAATTAGAAAAGAGTTCAACAGATAGAGGCCTCGAGTTGTCCGCGCTCCAAGAGAGACATGTAAAAGGAGAGGATGAAACTTCAGCCAAGATCGTGACCTTAACTACTCAGATTGAAAATCTGCAACTGGAATTAGAAACATTGCAAGCTGAAAAAGAACAGTTGAAGGTGCAGCTCGAGGCAGAAAAACAAGAAATCCGAGGAAGCCTGACGGAGGTGGAGAATCAGAAAACCGAGTTAATGATCCAGATTGAAGATCAGCAAAAGAGGCTGGAAGAGCAGGAAGAAAGATACAGGAAGCTTAGCGAGGAGCATAAGCAAGTGGAAGTTCAGTTCGAGGAGTGCAAGTCAAATCTCGAAGTAGCTGAAAGGAAAGTAGACGAAATGACTGGTTCGGAAGAGGAGAAGGTGGCTCGATTGGAAGAAGAAATCGAGGACCTGAAAAGAGAACTCGAAGTAAAAGGAGATGAGCTCAGTACTATGGTTGACAATGTCCGCAACATTGAAGTTAAGCTTCGGTTGTCAAACCAGAAACTCCGGGTCACAGAACAGTTACTAACCGAGAACGAAGAGAACCTGAGAAAAGCAGAAGAGAAATATGAGCAAGAGCAGAGAAAACTGGAGGAGAGGGTTGCTAAGCTATCCGGGATCATTGCTGCCACAAACGAAGCTTATCGCAGAATGGTGATAGATGCCTCGGAGATAGTAAACAGTACCTTGACAGATATGGACACCTTGACCTTACAGTTCGAGGAGGAATGCAGCAGATACGCAAACTGCATTTCCGAAATGTCAGTCGAGATTCAGATTGCAAAGAATGAAGTAACCGACATGAAGCACACGAAACAACAACTCCGGAACCAAGCAGGCAATTTATCCGTGCAGCTGCAGTGTGCAAAAGAACAGGAATACTCTCTCAGAGAAAGAGTACAAACATTAGAGGCGAAACTGCACCAGGGCGAAGTGGAGAAAACGAGCTATACAAATGCTATTAGTAACCTGGAGGAGAAGGTAGCTACATTGGGGAAGATAGTGAAAGAGAAGGATGTGGAAATGGTTAATCTCGGGGAGGAGAAGAGGGAAGCGATAAGGCAACTATGCGTGGGGATCGATTATCACCGTGATCGCTACGACCATCTCCGGGAAATGGTGTCCAAGATGCCTGGAAGAAGGCAGAGGGCAAACTAG
- the LOC136211050 gene encoding mitochondrial adenine nucleotide transporter ADNT1-like, translated as MASEDVKTGESAVSTIVNLAEEAKLAREGVKAPSHALLSICKSLIAGGVAGGVSRTAVAPLERLKILLQVQNPHNIKYNGTIQGLKYIWRTEGFRGLFKGNGTNCARIVPNSAVKFFSYEEASKGILWFYRQQTGNDDAQLTPVLRLGAGACAGIIAMSATYPMDMVRGRLTVQTEKSPRQYRGIAHALSTVFKEEGPRALYKGWLPSVIGVIPYVGLNFAVYESLKDWVLKTNAFGLVEDNELSVTTRLACGAAAGTVGQTVAYPLDVIRRRMQMVGWKDAASIVTGDGKLKAPLEYNGMVDTFKKTVRHEGFGALYKGLVPNSVKVVPSIAIAFVTYEMVKDVLGVEVRISD; from the exons ATGGCATCGGAGGACGTGAAGACAGGCGAGTCCGCTGTTTCGACGATCGTGAATCTGGCGGAGGAGGCAAAGCTAGCGAGAGAAGGAGTCAAGGCTCCAAGCCATGCTCTTCTCAGTATTTGCAAGTCTCTAATTGCTGGTGGAGTCGCCGGAGGAGT GTCACGTACTGCTGTTGCTCCCTTGGAAAGATTAAAAATTCTCCTCCAG GTTCAAAATCCACACAATATAAAATACAATGGTACAATTCAGGGCTTGAAATACATATGGAGAACAGAGGGTTTCAGAGGATTGTTTAAAGGAAATGGCACTAATTGTGCTCGCATTGTTCCAAATTCAGCAGTCAAGTTCTTTAGTTATGAGGAAGCATCCAA GGGTATACTGTGGTTTTACAGACAACAGACTGGAAATG ATGATGCTCAGCTCACTCCTGTTTTACGACTTGGAGCTGGTGCATGTGCTGGAATCATTGCCATGTCAGCTACTTACCCTATGGACATGGTTAGGGGTCGGCTAACTGTTCAG ACAGAAAAGTCTCCACGCCAGTACAGAGGAATAGCTCATGCTCTATCGACAGTTTTCAAGGAAGAAGGTCCTCGGGCTTTATATAAGGGATGGCTGCCTTCTGTCATAGGAGTA ATACCATACGTGGGTCTAAACTTCGCAGTATATGAATCACTGAAAGATTGGGTGCTCAAAACCAATGCTTTTGGACTAGTTGAAGACAATGAGTTGAGTGTGACAACAAGGCTTGCATGTGGAGCTGCAGCTGGAACCGTTGGCCAGACAGTTGCGTACCCtctggatgttatcagaagAAGAATGCAAATGGTTGGCTGGAAGGATGCGGCTTCAATTGTCACCGGTGATGGAAAACTTAAAGCACCTCTTGAATATAATGGTATGGTAGATACCTTCAAGAAAACAGTTCGGCACGAGGGATTTGGAGCATTGTACAAGGGTTTGGTCCCCAATTCAGTCAAG GTGGTTCCGTCCATAGCGATCGCGTTCGTAACATACGAGATGGTGAAGGATGTTCTAGGAGTTGAAGTGAGGATATCTGACTAA